One genomic segment of Photobacterium sp. DA100 includes these proteins:
- the dsbC gene encoding bifunctional protein-disulfide isomerase/oxidoreductase DsbC — MHFLGRTLLATAVAMTAFTASAKPDEAAITSKLSKLGLVPVTISASPLPGLNEVVTDRGIFYVSDDGGHFILGSLYQATDAEPVNLTEQKMAKMNKAKLQGMEDEMIVYPAKDEKYVVTVFTDTSCGYCRKLHNEMQAYNDAGITIRYLAFPRGGERSRNFSEMSAIWGAKDPAKAMDQAKEGSFNPEGVEQQTELVKKHYQLGVAMGVSGTPAMILEDGTMLPGYQPAPMLRKMLDNRS; from the coding sequence ATGCACTTTTTGGGTCGTACGTTACTTGCAACCGCAGTCGCAATGACAGCCTTTACGGCATCAGCTAAGCCCGATGAGGCGGCAATTACCAGTAAGTTGAGCAAACTGGGGTTGGTGCCGGTTACCATCAGTGCTTCTCCGCTGCCAGGGCTTAACGAGGTCGTGACTGACCGCGGTATTTTTTATGTCTCCGATGATGGCGGCCATTTCATTCTTGGCAGCTTGTATCAGGCAACGGATGCCGAGCCGGTTAACCTGACTGAGCAGAAGATGGCCAAAATGAACAAGGCCAAGCTGCAGGGCATGGAGGACGAAATGATCGTCTATCCGGCCAAAGATGAAAAATACGTGGTGACTGTGTTTACTGATACCAGCTGTGGTTACTGTCGTAAGCTCCATAACGAGATGCAGGCTTACAACGATGCTGGCATTACGATTCGTTACCTGGCTTTCCCGCGTGGCGGTGAGCGCTCGCGCAACTTCAGCGAAATGAGTGCTATCTGGGGAGCCAAAGATCCGGCCAAGGCGATGGATCAGGCCAAAGAAGGCAGTTTCAACCCGGAAGGTGTCGAGCAGCAAACCGAATTGGTGAAGAAACATTACCAACTGGGTGTCGCGATGGGCGTTTCCGGTACCCCGGCGATGATTTTGGAAGATGGTACCATGCTGCCTGGCTACCAGCCGGCACCGATGCTGCGCAAGATGCTGGATAACCGCAGCTAA
- the recJ gene encoding single-stranded-DNA-specific exonuclease RecJ → MIEIKRRPEADTSQFTDVTPPLLQRIYAARGITSEAQLERGVRGLLGYNQLYGIAPAVALLKQALAEQRRIIVVGDFDADGATSSALSVLALRMLGSRNVDYLVPNRFDDGYGLSPEVVEQAAARGAELIMTVDNGVSSIAGVAAAKERGIQVLVTDHHLPGDTLPEADAIVNPNLHECDFPSKALCGVGVAFYLMLAVRAALREENWFAEQGLPEPNLAELLDLVALGTVADVVALDGNNRILVHQGLQRIRAGKCRPGIRALIEVANRDPARLVATDLGFALGPRINAAGRLDDMSFGVELLLCDNIQAARRMATELDALNQTRKEIEQGMKEEAVAICERLKFNQQDMPYGLALFQRDWHQGVIGILASRIKEQYHRPVIAFADAGNGEIKGSCRSIPGLHMRDVLDGIDTQNPGMILKFGGHAMAAGLTIPEAKLEAFSLAFDQAVRAELDEDALRGVLLSDGELMPQELNLQTAEVLRAGGPWGQQFPEPMFDGRFRLLHQKLVGSKHLKMMLEPLAGGSVIDAIAFNVDVRRWPDASVQQVELAYRLDVNEFRGNRSAQLLVEHIAAL, encoded by the coding sequence ATGATTGAAATTAAACGCCGTCCAGAAGCCGATACCAGCCAGTTTACCGATGTTACTCCCCCGCTGTTGCAGCGGATATATGCTGCCCGCGGTATCACCAGCGAAGCCCAATTGGAGCGCGGGGTGCGCGGTTTGCTGGGTTATAACCAGCTGTATGGTATTGCCCCGGCAGTGGCCCTGCTCAAGCAGGCGCTGGCCGAGCAGCGCCGGATCATCGTGGTGGGTGATTTTGATGCCGATGGGGCGACCAGCTCGGCACTGTCGGTACTGGCCCTGCGGATGCTGGGCAGCCGCAATGTTGACTACCTGGTGCCCAACCGCTTCGACGATGGTTATGGCTTGAGCCCGGAAGTGGTCGAGCAGGCTGCCGCGCGCGGTGCCGAGTTGATCATGACGGTGGACAACGGGGTGTCTTCGATCGCGGGCGTCGCGGCGGCGAAAGAGCGGGGGATCCAGGTGCTGGTCACCGATCACCACCTGCCGGGGGATACGCTGCCGGAGGCGGATGCGATCGTCAACCCGAATTTGCACGAGTGTGATTTTCCCTCCAAGGCCCTGTGCGGTGTGGGGGTGGCCTTTTATCTGATGCTGGCCGTTCGGGCGGCGCTACGTGAGGAAAACTGGTTTGCCGAGCAGGGGCTACCTGAGCCTAATTTGGCGGAACTGCTCGACTTGGTGGCATTGGGTACCGTGGCTGATGTGGTGGCACTCGATGGCAACAACCGGATTTTGGTCCATCAGGGCTTGCAGCGTATCCGGGCGGGCAAGTGCCGGCCGGGGATCCGCGCCTTGATTGAAGTGGCCAACCGCGATCCGGCCCGGCTGGTCGCCACTGACTTGGGGTTTGCCCTCGGACCGAGGATCAATGCGGCGGGGCGCTTGGATGACATGTCATTCGGGGTCGAGCTATTGCTGTGTGACAATATCCAGGCGGCACGCCGAATGGCGACCGAGCTGGATGCCCTCAACCAGACCCGCAAGGAAATCGAGCAGGGGATGAAAGAAGAGGCGGTGGCGATCTGCGAGCGGCTCAAGTTCAACCAACAGGATATGCCATACGGCTTGGCGCTGTTCCAGCGTGACTGGCATCAGGGCGTCATTGGCATTCTCGCCTCGCGCATCAAAGAGCAGTACCACCGCCCGGTGATCGCCTTTGCCGACGCCGGCAATGGCGAGATCAAGGGCTCATGCCGCTCAATCCCGGGCCTGCATATGCGTGATGTACTCGACGGAATTGATACCCAGAACCCGGGTATGATCCTCAAGTTCGGCGGCCACGCCATGGCGGCGGGGCTGACCATTCCGGAGGCGAAGCTCGAGGCCTTTAGCCTGGCGTTTGACCAGGCGGTGCGTGCCGAACTGGACGAGGATGCCCTGCGCGGGGTGCTGCTCAGCGACGGCGAGCTGATGCCACAGGAGCTGAACTTGCAGACCGCGGAAGTTTTGCGGGCCGGTGGCCCGTGGGGGCAACAGTTCCCCGAGCCGATGTTCGATGGCCGCTTCCGTCTGCTGCACCAGAAACTGGTGGGCAGTAAGCACCTCAAGATGATGCTTGAGCCATTGGCCGGCGGCAGTGTGATTGATGCCATTGCGTTCAATGTCGATGTCCGGCGCTGGCCCGATGCGTCGGTCCAGCAGGTTGAATTGGCTTACCGCCTGGATGTTAACGAGTTCCGAGGCAACCGCAGCGCTCAGTTGTTGGTGGAGCATATTGCTGCCCTTTGA
- the prfB gene encoding peptide chain release factor 2 (programmed frameshift), protein MFEINPIKNRLEDVSARTDVLRGYLDYDAKKERLEEVNAELEQPDVWNEPERAQALGKERASLEAVVDTIDQLDQGVEDVEGLLELAVEEEDQETFDEIEPELAELESKLAKLEFRRMFSGDHDSSDCYIDLQAGSGGTEAQDWTSMMLRMYLRWAEAKGFKTEVIEVSEGDVAGLKSATVRISGEYAYGWLRTETGVHRLVRKSPFDSGGRRHTSFASAFIYPEVDDNIDIEINPSDLRIDVYRASGAGGQHVNTTESAVRITHVPTNTVVQCQNDRSQHKNKDQAMKQLKAKLFELEMQKQNAEKQANEDAKSDIGWGSQIRSYVLDDSRIKDLRTGVENRNTQAVLDGDLDRFIEASLKSGL, encoded by the exons ATGTTCGAGATTAATCCTATTAAAAACCGACTTGAGGATGTATCAGCGCGTACTGATGTCCTTAGGGGGTACCTT GACTATGATGCCAAGAAAGAGCGTCTAGAAGAGGTTAATGCAGAGTTAGAGCAACCAGATGTATGGAACGAGCCAGAGCGTGCACAGGCGCTGGGCAAAGAGCGTGCATCCCTGGAAGCGGTTGTTGACACTATCGACCAGCTGGATCAAGGCGTAGAAGACGTCGAGGGTCTGCTTGAGCTGGCGGTAGAAGAAGAAGACCAAGAGACATTTGACGAGATTGAACCAGAACTCGCTGAGCTAGAGAGCAAACTGGCCAAGCTTGAGTTCCGTCGCATGTTCTCTGGCGATCACGATAGTTCGGATTGCTACATCGACCTGCAGGCAGGTTCGGGTGGTACCGAGGCACAGGACTGGACATCAATGATGCTCCGCATGTACCTGCGCTGGGCTGAAGCGAAAGGCTTCAAGACCGAAGTGATCGAAGTGTCTGAAGGCGATGTGGCGGGCCTGAAGTCGGCGACAGTCCGTATCAGCGGTGAATACGCATACGGCTGGCTGCGGACTGAGACCGGGGTTCACCGCTTGGTGCGTAAGTCGCCGTTTGACTCTGGCGGCCGTCGCCATACGTCGTTTGCTTCTGCGTTTATCTACCCGGAAGTGGACGACAATATCGATATCGAGATCAACCCATCTGATCTGCGTATTGACGTTTACCGTGCCTCGGGTGCCGGTGGTCAGCACGTTAACACCACCGAATCGGCGGTACGTATTACCCACGTTCCGACCAATACCGTGGTGCAGTGTCAGAACGACCGCTCTCAGCACAAAAACAAAGATCAGGCCATGAAACAGTTGAAAGCAAAACTGTTCGAGCTTGAGATGCAGAAGCAAAATGCTGAGAAGCAGGCCAATGAAGATGCCAAGTCAGACATTGGCTGGGGTAGTCAGATCCGCTCCTACGTGCTGGATGACTCCCGTATCAAAGATTTGCGTACCGGGGTGGAAAACCGTAACACCCAGGCCGTACTTGACGGCGATTTAGACCGTTTTATTGAAGCCAGCCTGAAATCAGGTCTGTAA